In Halobacteriovorax sp. HLS, one DNA window encodes the following:
- a CDS encoding exonuclease domain-containing protein produces the protein MRYLSFDIEATGLAENDYMIEFGMIPFCAVTGEMNYDLQRNWYIKCPSFEELKPRLDQWVIDHNEELINKAHEDGQELSAFKKLFEDYLMSEEVKEYFGKDQGNKIVLFGKSMNAIDLPFMNRDLGWNFMREHFHHQVLDLSSVVRSLCDLKILPETCQSGSGLMKHFDMGDVAHTALEDAVNTAKLYLKIKESCLK, from the coding sequence TTGAGATATTTGTCATTTGATATTGAGGCCACAGGTTTGGCCGAAAACGATTATATGATCGAATTTGGAATGATTCCATTTTGTGCTGTCACAGGTGAGATGAATTATGATCTTCAAAGAAATTGGTATATAAAGTGTCCTAGTTTTGAAGAATTGAAACCTCGTCTAGATCAATGGGTAATTGATCATAATGAAGAGCTGATTAATAAGGCCCACGAAGATGGACAAGAGCTAAGTGCATTTAAAAAGCTTTTTGAGGACTACCTAATGTCTGAAGAAGTTAAAGAATATTTTGGAAAAGACCAGGGAAATAAGATCGTTCTTTTTGGCAAATCCATGAATGCTATTGATCTTCCATTTATGAATAGAGATTTGGGTTGGAACTTTATGCGTGAACATTTTCACCATCAAGTTCTAGATCTATCAAGTGTCGTTAGAAGCTTATGTGATTTAAAAATTCTACCTGAGACTTGTCAATCAGGCTCAGGTCTTATGAAACATTTTGATATGGGAGATGTCGCTCACACAGCTCTTGAAGACGCAGTAAATACAGCGAAGCTCTATCTAAAGATTAAAGAGAGTTGTCTTAAATAG
- a CDS encoding endonuclease/exonuclease/phosphatase family protein → MLLMKALKFLSLLLVSKSVFAISISTYNIRNFDSNSPFSTDVDNLVEIIKSLDSEIMVFQEIVDTAGFKNLITRNTKFQKVIFSSCGGFGRQKLALTYDTRKYRFLKLIEDTGFSKSISCNKGVRPLLKVKLRSIQDKTDFWVLIAHFKAGASSRDVAFRKKQFSLLTKTISNLENYIILGDLNTTRIDSSVGDYYFEFVEKNSLLSSTNSIQCTSYWSGGISDGLFYPSKLDHILVSTKLRSIYGSHKFSTHSHCKKVKCSVSNARELGSSFENVSDHCPIKLDLTKGF, encoded by the coding sequence ATGTTGCTAATGAAGGCTTTAAAATTTCTTTCTCTTTTACTTGTGTCAAAATCTGTTTTTGCAATAAGTATTTCTACATACAATATCAGAAATTTCGATAGTAACTCTCCTTTTTCTACAGATGTAGATAACTTAGTCGAAATAATAAAGAGTCTAGATAGTGAAATAATGGTATTCCAAGAAATTGTAGATACTGCTGGCTTTAAGAATCTAATTACAAGAAATACCAAATTTCAAAAGGTCATTTTTTCTAGTTGCGGCGGTTTCGGCAGACAGAAGCTAGCTCTAACTTACGATACAAGAAAGTATCGATTCCTAAAGTTAATAGAAGATACAGGCTTTTCAAAATCTATCAGTTGCAACAAAGGCGTGAGACCACTTTTAAAAGTTAAGTTAAGATCAATCCAAGACAAGACAGACTTTTGGGTTCTTATTGCTCACTTTAAGGCCGGTGCTTCAAGTAGAGATGTAGCATTTAGGAAAAAACAATTTTCTCTACTTACTAAAACCATTTCTAATCTAGAAAATTATATCATCCTCGGTGATCTTAACACCACTAGGATTGATAGCTCTGTTGGGGATTACTACTTCGAATTTGTTGAAAAGAATTCTTTATTAAGTTCCACAAATAGTATTCAATGTACGAGCTACTGGTCAGGTGGTATTAGCGATGGTCTTTTTTATCCAAGTAAATTAGATCATATTTTAGTTTCAACTAAGCTTAGAAGTATCTATGGTTCACATAAATTTTCGACACATTCTCATTGCAAGAAAGTGAAATGTTCTGTCTCTAACGCTCGAGAGCTAGGAAGTAGTTTTGAAAATGTAAGTGATCACTGTCCAATAAAATTAGATTTAACGAAAGGATTTTAA
- a CDS encoding LPS-assembly protein LptD: MSLVHITSLVKFKNILFVVFLLWNSNLFAQEGKRVNFSFGNKVQILSDKAYRKTKNNEFEAVGNVIINHENNSIYGEKASVSFKTGEAEVLGNVRYITSDMTVFGSKMEYNLNTSYLGVYNGRLVSDQFVVVGKYLAKISENVFVGENAEYSTCKDCPESWSILGEQVYITKNEYVKISSAYIKVNGVVVMYVPYIVLPIKKDRESGFLFPQFKIDSEDGVKFGVPYFWAISDNKDATFTPLIEGRRGLGSELQYRHRLREETWMEFNSLGVNDRIWKPEKLDTEASGVHNFRLSGDYEHHSFLGNRVNHHAYFSGMSDLDIVRDYDDFFDERMRTTDSGLETFVNIYTPLVDISAEADFKRNFLHENAKGFDHDYVQTLPKVSLDTIPFYLMQGSNFGTKSLSFQWNSDFNVFKQNHINEVNYIRNANRLNIQPKLVWDLGYLGPVNFKTSVVLDRQQYWFNHLERDKGFTKQGFVYESEVSFELKKIFGLSYDESLPLESIDLKKSKDLEIDTKTKDINFPNFIGTVPKISETFTDDKYRVSRNSYKHSQIYKLKHYYISSQKTKGNSSFLEQIKNENGQFDSIDSIREKETELNQVSSRTSIPISNTLELQWNNSLIKKKAKTFNILKDGTHLRDNFEYTRVAYFDVSQGYVFTEDENDLSRGLTRLYTTTGFNLDSLSFYASDYFFHKTNEHLISMGTSHTLENLSYGVGFNYDSFTTPINKNVELNTTFKLSSTFYGGLNYFYDIDKSELTRSRYQLQYIPTNNCWKADIKYETSEIKKSIRFNFYVNFDSNGFSDFSGF, translated from the coding sequence TTGTCACTGGTTCATATTACTTCATTGGTGAAGTTCAAAAATATCTTATTCGTCGTTTTCCTTCTTTGGAACTCTAATTTATTTGCGCAAGAGGGGAAGCGAGTAAATTTTTCTTTTGGAAATAAAGTTCAGATTTTATCAGATAAGGCCTACCGTAAAACTAAGAATAACGAATTCGAAGCGGTTGGTAATGTTATCATTAATCACGAAAATAATTCTATTTATGGTGAAAAAGCGTCAGTGTCTTTTAAAACTGGCGAGGCCGAAGTTTTAGGTAATGTTAGATACATTACGAGTGATATGACAGTATTTGGCTCTAAGATGGAATATAACCTCAACACGTCTTACTTGGGAGTTTATAACGGTAGACTTGTTAGTGATCAGTTCGTCGTTGTAGGGAAGTATTTGGCAAAAATATCTGAGAATGTTTTTGTCGGTGAAAATGCCGAATACTCTACTTGTAAAGATTGCCCTGAGTCATGGAGTATACTCGGTGAACAAGTTTATATTACTAAAAATGAATATGTGAAAATTTCAAGTGCGTATATAAAAGTTAACGGTGTTGTCGTTATGTATGTACCCTATATAGTCCTTCCTATAAAGAAAGATAGAGAGTCAGGTTTCCTATTTCCACAATTTAAAATTGATTCTGAAGATGGTGTTAAGTTTGGTGTCCCTTATTTTTGGGCAATCAGTGACAATAAAGACGCTACTTTTACTCCTTTGATCGAAGGTAGAAGAGGCCTTGGTTCTGAATTGCAATATCGTCATCGACTTAGAGAAGAAACTTGGATGGAGTTCAATTCTCTAGGTGTTAACGATAGAATTTGGAAACCTGAGAAATTAGATACTGAAGCTTCTGGCGTGCATAACTTTAGATTAAGCGGGGATTATGAGCATCATTCCTTCTTAGGTAATCGTGTAAACCATCATGCATACTTTAGTGGTATGAGTGATTTGGATATAGTCAGAGACTATGATGACTTCTTCGATGAACGTATGCGCACAACGGACTCTGGACTTGAGACTTTTGTAAATATTTATACTCCTCTTGTTGATATCAGTGCTGAGGCAGACTTTAAGAGAAACTTCTTACATGAAAATGCAAAAGGATTTGATCATGATTACGTACAGACCTTACCGAAGGTCAGTCTAGATACTATTCCATTTTATTTAATGCAAGGTTCTAACTTTGGAACAAAGAGTCTTAGCTTTCAATGGAATTCTGACTTCAATGTATTTAAACAAAACCATATCAACGAAGTTAACTATATTAGAAATGCAAATAGATTAAATATTCAGCCTAAGCTTGTTTGGGATCTTGGATATCTTGGTCCGGTTAATTTTAAAACATCCGTAGTGTTAGATAGACAGCAATATTGGTTTAACCACTTAGAGCGCGATAAGGGATTTACGAAACAAGGTTTTGTATATGAAAGTGAAGTCTCATTTGAGCTCAAGAAGATTTTTGGACTTAGCTATGATGAATCTCTTCCACTTGAATCTATTGATTTAAAAAAGTCTAAAGATTTAGAGATTGATACTAAAACAAAAGACATAAACTTTCCTAACTTTATTGGTACCGTTCCAAAAATTTCTGAAACTTTTACTGATGATAAATATCGAGTATCACGTAATAGTTACAAGCACTCGCAAATCTATAAGTTAAAGCACTATTATATATCTTCTCAAAAGACTAAGGGCAATAGTAGTTTCTTGGAGCAAATCAAAAATGAAAATGGACAGTTTGATTCGATTGACTCTATAAGAGAGAAAGAGACTGAGCTAAACCAAGTTTCTTCACGTACTTCGATTCCTATCTCAAATACTCTAGAGCTACAGTGGAATAATTCATTAATTAAGAAGAAGGCGAAGACATTTAATATTCTAAAAGATGGTACTCACTTAAGGGATAACTTTGAATATACTAGGGTAGCGTACTTCGATGTTTCCCAAGGTTATGTGTTCACTGAAGATGAGAATGACTTAAGTAGAGGACTTACGAGACTTTATACGACGACAGGATTTAACTTGGATTCACTGTCGTTTTATGCATCTGATTACTTCTTCCATAAAACCAATGAGCATCTTATCTCAATGGGTACTTCTCACACATTAGAGAATTTAAGCTATGGTGTTGGTTTTAACTATGACTCTTTTACAACACCAATTAATAAGAATGTTGAACTAAATACTACGTTCAAGTTAAGTAGTACTTTTTATGGTGGTCTCAATTACTTCTATGATATTGATAAGAGTGAACTTACGAGAAGTCGTTATCAGCTACAGTATATTCCTACTAATAATTGCTGGAAAGCCGATATTAAATATGAGACTTCTGAGATTAAAAAATCTATTAGGTTTAATTTTTACGTGAACTTTGACTCTAATGGTTTTTCAGATTTTAGTGGATTCTAA
- the accD gene encoding acetyl-CoA carboxylase, carboxyltransferase subunit beta: MGWFDNVQNPKLKSSKKISTNTPSGLWKKCTNCGEIIQSDKLDEQYQVCPYCDHHFRLRAVDRINLLIDEDTFEYHLMDLTSIDPLDFNDKKSYKQRLKEAHAKTGYNDGTLCGTGKINGSDVALCVMNFEFMGGSMGVVTGEKVAHVMDLAYERKIPAIVLCSSGGARMQEGILSLMQMAKTSASRQRLKNAGLPFISILTDPTTGGVAASYAMLGDVNIAEPKALIGFAGPRVIEQSIRQTLPDGFQRAEFLLEHGFVDRIVHRHMLKDELHYFIKLFTKQ; the protein is encoded by the coding sequence ATGGGTTGGTTTGATAATGTACAAAACCCTAAATTAAAAAGCTCTAAGAAAATATCGACAAACACTCCTTCTGGTTTATGGAAGAAGTGTACAAATTGTGGAGAAATCATTCAAAGCGATAAGCTTGATGAGCAATACCAAGTTTGTCCTTATTGTGATCATCACTTCAGATTAAGAGCTGTTGATAGAATTAATTTATTAATAGATGAAGATACTTTTGAATATCATTTAATGGATTTAACATCGATAGACCCGTTAGATTTTAATGATAAGAAATCTTATAAACAAAGACTTAAAGAGGCTCATGCAAAGACTGGTTACAACGATGGTACACTTTGTGGGACAGGTAAAATTAATGGTTCAGATGTCGCTCTTTGTGTAATGAACTTCGAGTTTATGGGTGGATCTATGGGTGTGGTGACTGGTGAAAAAGTCGCACACGTTATGGACTTGGCCTATGAACGTAAAATACCTGCTATCGTTCTTTGTTCTTCTGGTGGGGCCAGAATGCAAGAGGGGATCTTGTCTTTAATGCAAATGGCGAAAACATCAGCTTCAAGACAGCGTTTAAAAAATGCAGGCCTTCCTTTTATATCTATTCTTACTGATCCTACAACAGGTGGTGTTGCTGCCAGTTATGCAATGCTCGGTGATGTAAATATCGCTGAACCTAAGGCCTTAATTGGTTTTGCAGGTCCAAGAGTTATAGAGCAATCAATTCGTCAAACTTTGCCTGATGGGTTTCAAAGAGCCGAGTTTTTATTAGAGCATGGCTTTGTTGATAGAATCGTTCATAGACATATGCTTAAAGATGAATTGCACTATTTCATTAAGCTCTTCACTAAGCAATAA
- a CDS encoding M23 family metallopeptidase, which translates to MRLIAIILAFGLLTISCSHMGSGQYVQIRKGDTYKKLAKEFKTEEWTLKEANKSKQLRVGEWFFVPLQRGILGAKKYRMPASTAQYMASGRYMWPVPSSSRVSSNFGSRWGRHHDGIDIPARTGSHIVAVDNGVVVYSGRNLGAYGNITVIAHKNGLFSVYAHADKNFTRKDQKVHKGQVIATVGSTGRSTGPHLHFEIRRNSKALNPKKFVSYKAK; encoded by the coding sequence GTGAGACTTATTGCCATTATTTTGGCTTTCGGACTTCTTACAATATCATGTTCTCATATGGGCAGTGGCCAATATGTACAGATTAGAAAAGGTGATACATATAAGAAGTTAGCTAAAGAATTTAAAACTGAAGAATGGACTCTAAAAGAGGCCAATAAGAGTAAACAACTAAGGGTTGGAGAATGGTTCTTTGTTCCTCTTCAAAGAGGAATTTTGGGAGCTAAAAAATATCGAATGCCTGCTAGTACAGCTCAGTATATGGCATCTGGTCGTTATATGTGGCCTGTTCCATCAAGTTCTAGAGTATCATCAAATTTTGGTAGTCGTTGGGGACGTCATCATGACGGAATAGATATTCCTGCTCGTACGGGATCTCACATTGTTGCGGTTGATAATGGTGTTGTTGTGTACTCTGGGAGAAATTTAGGGGCCTATGGTAATATTACGGTGATCGCCCACAAGAACGGACTATTTTCAGTGTACGCACATGCTGATAAGAACTTTACACGTAAAGATCAAAAAGTTCATAAGGGACAAGTTATTGCCACAGTTGGTTCAACTGGAAGATCTACTGGTCCACACCTACATTTTGAAATTAGAAGAAACTCAAAGGCCTTGAATCCAAAGAAATTTGTTAGCTACAAGGCAAAATAG
- the surE gene encoding 5'/3'-nucleotidase SurE, whose amino-acid sequence MALNILISNDDGVYAPGINILYQTLKDIANVTMVAPLEERSTTGHTLTLDHPLRLAQIGENIYGCSGYPADCALMGLASVLKDKKVDLFISGINRGANLGQDIYYSGTVAAAREATFRNIPSIAVSSTMDFQSNHPPKDEYFVTAANFIKKLVLNNVHQYIEPMTVLNVNVPDVLEEEIKGVEITNLGFRKYSEDIQERTDFRNRDYYWIGGVYKGHDEAIGSDCSAIDQNKISIGPLNLLEKSADDYPKWQEFISQLS is encoded by the coding sequence ATGGCATTAAATATTCTAATTAGTAATGATGATGGTGTTTATGCGCCAGGTATTAATATTCTATATCAAACACTTAAAGACATCGCTAATGTAACTATGGTTGCACCTCTTGAAGAGAGAAGTACTACGGGACACACTTTAACTTTAGATCATCCACTCAGACTGGCCCAAATCGGTGAAAATATCTATGGATGCAGTGGTTACCCAGCAGATTGTGCTCTCATGGGTCTAGCAAGTGTTCTAAAAGATAAAAAAGTAGATTTATTTATTTCTGGAATCAATAGAGGAGCAAATCTAGGTCAAGATATCTATTATTCAGGAACAGTTGCTGCTGCTAGAGAGGCCACATTTAGAAATATTCCAAGTATTGCCGTTAGTTCAACGATGGATTTTCAGTCTAATCATCCTCCAAAGGACGAATACTTTGTGACAGCGGCCAATTTTATTAAGAAATTAGTCCTAAATAACGTACACCAATATATTGAGCCTATGACCGTTCTAAATGTTAATGTCCCTGACGTATTAGAAGAAGAGATTAAAGGCGTAGAGATCACTAATCTAGGCTTTAGAAAGTATTCTGAAGATATTCAAGAACGAACTGACTTCAGAAATAGAGATTACTACTGGATTGGTGGCGTCTACAAAGGACATGATGAAGCTATCGGATCGGATTGCTCGGCCATTGATCAGAATAAAATATCCATAGGACCATTAAACCTTTTGGAAAAATCTGCCGATGATTATCCAAAGTGGCAAGAATTTATCTCTCAACTGAGTTAA
- a CDS encoding aminodeoxychorismate/anthranilate synthase component II: protein MKVLIIDFADSFTFNIYNEFLCITQNVEVVSYLEFSKVDYLEFDIICLGPGPGIVNEYSSFTEFTKLLIAAARKSQIHLLGICLGHQLIHIALDRSITQLENPIHGQQRKISFNDHKILNTSLKGESFLVQHYNSWAIVADEVSSIFSYELSDSEGLLLASFSENITTYQFHPESVGTSCPKAFFKQCLV from the coding sequence ATGAAAGTTCTTATTATCGACTTTGCTGACAGCTTCACTTTTAATATTTACAACGAATTCCTATGCATTACTCAAAATGTAGAAGTCGTCTCATATTTAGAATTTTCAAAAGTTGATTATTTAGAATTTGATATTATTTGCTTAGGTCCAGGACCTGGAATAGTTAATGAATATTCAAGTTTTACCGAGTTCACAAAACTGCTAATTGCAGCTGCAAGAAAGTCTCAAATACACTTACTTGGTATTTGCCTAGGTCATCAACTCATTCATATTGCTCTAGATAGATCTATTACTCAATTGGAAAATCCTATTCATGGTCAGCAAAGGAAAATTAGCTTTAATGATCATAAAATTCTAAATACCTCTCTAAAAGGAGAGTCTTTTCTAGTACAGCATTACAACTCATGGGCCATAGTAGCAGATGAAGTTTCTAGTATTTTCTCTTATGAGTTATCCGACTCTGAGGGTTTATTATTGGCAAGTTTTTCAGAAAATATAACTACTTATCAATTTCATCCTGAATCTGTCGGTACTTCTTGCCCAAAAGCATTTTTTAAACAATGTTTAGTGTAA
- a CDS encoding 2Fe-2S iron-sulfur cluster-binding protein, whose translation MFIIEIFGNASQSTVKKLTVQKLDYSLTLLTFLRNNSIPVASSCNGEGVCKKCLVNTDIVSCELKMSEIKQWQNKTIIIDYL comes from the coding sequence ATGTTTATAATTGAAATATTCGGTAATGCCTCTCAGTCAACAGTAAAAAAACTTACAGTTCAGAAGTTAGATTATTCACTTACTCTGCTCACTTTTTTGAGAAATAACTCTATACCTGTTGCCAGCAGCTGCAATGGAGAGGGTGTATGTAAAAAGTGTCTTGTAAACACTGATATTGTTAGTTGTGAGCTAAAAATGAGTGAAATTAAACAATGGCAGAATAAGACTATTATTATCGATTACTTATAA